One genomic window of Motacilla alba alba isolate MOTALB_02 chromosome 1, Motacilla_alba_V1.0_pri, whole genome shotgun sequence includes the following:
- the APOO gene encoding MICOS complex subunit MIC26, whose protein sequence is MFKVIRLGATPVSLSLLSVHVYAASSEKTSKKQLLKIEELSLYSSPARETKYVENPKTELEEGVSRLRHVMEPYTAWCQDLYAKAMPKLEKAVEHGREGYEFLQKPPAGFYPRLGVISFAGIIGLFLARGSKIKKLVYPAALMGIGTSMYYPQQAVAIAKVAGTQLYDWSLQGYIAVEALWTDNPKKKKSGEKGDKGDAVGDKPLEVHAASNKEQSQK, encoded by the exons ATGTTCAAG GTCATTCGGCTGGGGGCCACCCCTGTCAGCCTGAGCTTGCTCTCTGTCCACGTTTATGCTGCTTCTTCAGAGAAGACTTCCAAAAAGCAGTTGCTGAAAATTGAGGAG CTGTCACTGTACTCCTCCCCAGCTCGTGAGACTAAATATGTGGAGAATCCCAAAACGGAATTGGAAGAGGGGGTTTCCCGGTTACGGCATGTTATGGAGCCATATACAGCCTGGTGTCAG gatctTTATGCCAAAGCTATGCCCAAGTTAGAAAAAGCTGTTGAGCATGGTAGAG AGGGCTATGAATTTCTCCAAAAaccgcctgctggattttatCCAAGACTTGGTGTAATAAGTTTTGCTGGAATTATTGGATTGTTTCTTGCTAGAG GctcaaaaataaagaagttgGTGTATCCTGCAGCTCTCATGGGCATCGGTACCTCCATGTATTACCCTCAGCAAGCGGTTGCTATTGCAAAG GttgctggcacacagctgtATGACTGGAGTCTTCAAGGATATATTGCTGTAGAAGCTCTTTGGACGGATAATCCTAAGAAGAAGAAATCAGGGGAAAAAGGTGATAAG ggTGATGCAGTGGGTGACAAGCCCCTGGAAGTCCATGCTGCTTCAAATAAAGAGCAGAGCCAGAAGTAG